In Myxocyprinus asiaticus isolate MX2 ecotype Aquarium Trade chromosome 27, UBuf_Myxa_2, whole genome shotgun sequence, the DNA window AGGCTTCACCACTGCTGCCAACTGAAGTCATCGTTTGACCCAAAGACCAGGAAGAAGCCCAGGATGGTGGCAAAGATCACGATGTTTCCCGCCAGAACGAGCGCACAGGCTCCCCACGCGATCTGAAAACATTCACACTCATTATTCAGTCGCACAGACACCAGAACAACGGTGCTCACTGTTAGagggataattcacacaaaaatgaacattctgacatcatttactcacacttgtgatgttccaaacctgtatgactttctctctccagtggaacacaaaagaaggaaTATTAAAGAAATTTCACGCAGCTCTCGTCTAtaaaacagggttcccactcgtTTCGACCAATTACTTTTCTATGACGTTTCCAGGCATTTGCGACTTTCCGGATAACTTTGATTCAGATCAATGTAAGCTAATAATTCATTCAGAATGATTTGTGAGACATTTTTGATCCATCATGGACCTAAAAGAACAATTTGcttacaaatcagacatcaccgggggtctgggtatctcagcgagtattgacgctggctaccactcctggagttcgctagttcgctagttcaaatccagggtgtgctgagagactccagtcaggtctcctaagcaaccaaattggcctggttgctagggagggtagagtcacatggggtaacctcctcgtggtcacaattagtggttctcgctctcagtggggcgtgtggtaagttgtgcgtggatcgtggagagtagcatgagcctccacatgctgtgagtctccgcggtgccatgcacaatgagtcacgtgataagatgtgtggattgacggtctcagaagcggaggcaactgggacttgtcctccgccacccggattgaggtgagtaaccgcgccaccacgaggacttattgtttttagtgaataattacttaaatttgggtctgttcctcatacaaagctatcatgTGCCTTCTGAATACTTGGAATAGAGCTCACAAATCACATGGACTACTCttatgacacttttatggtgttttcagCCCTTTTTGCAGCTTTACAGACGAGTCGTATGAAAAAGAGCTGCATGGACAttctttaaaaacaacagcatatgggtttggaacaacataggagtgagtaaataatgacagaatttcatttttgtgttcagGAGGGCTTGTTATTTACCACACTAGCGCGGGCGAATATGATGGGCAGCCCAAACGCAGACACAACGATTCCCGTGGTGAGGAATATGGCGAGCTCTTTACAGGCATTACTAGCAGAATCCGTGTCGTCCACCACGCGTCGAGAGATGCAGTACGGGATGGGCGACAGGATgtagaagaagaggaggaagagcgGCCAGTACTCACTGTACACAAACACATGAGcacatgaacacaaacacagagaatGACTGCATGAATGATGAGGGTGAGACACTCACTTATAGACGGGCAGAGCGCAGCCGAGCATCAGGAACATCAGCCCGATCGCTCCTCCAAACGACAGACTGATGAGAGCTGAAAACACAACAGATCACATTCAttatcacacacataaacaacagGATTGAATATTCACCGTATATCTGCCATCTGGCCatttaaaattaagcaatattgtgatgattttaatgtgctttttatttggcctttTACTTTCTAAAAGAGTGTATCATGACGATTTAATAGTGTGTCTCAAAAAtgaggcctgggtatctcagcgagtattggcgctgactatcacacctggagtcacgagttcgaatccagggtgtgctgagtgactccagtcaggtctcctaagcaaccaaattggcccggttgctagggagggtagagtcacatggggtaacctcctcgtggtcgtgattagtggttctcgctctcaatggggcgtgtggtgagttgtgtgtggatcgtggagagtagcatgagcctccacatgctgtgagtctccgcggtgtcatgcacaacgagtcatgtgataagatgcgtggattgacgatctcagaagcggaggcaactgagattcatcatccaccacccggattgaggcg includes these proteins:
- the leprotl1 gene encoding leptin receptor overlapping transcript-like 1, which codes for MAGIKALISLSFGGAIGLMFLMLGCALPVYNEYWPLFLLFFYILSPIPYCISRRVVDDTDSASNACKELAIFLTTGIVVSAFGLPIIFARASVIAWGACALVLAGNIVIFATILGFFLVFGSNDDFSWQQW